A genomic segment from Glycine max cultivar Williams 82 chromosome 1, Glycine_max_v4.0, whole genome shotgun sequence encodes:
- the LOC102660454 gene encoding uncharacterized protein, translating to MVAVSCSIPANLPVLTGKNYENWKIQIRVVMRFQGVWEFVEEGYIPVGERATEEQNAADREKEKKDCKALFILHQSVDAANFEKIAMAQTSKEAWDILQKSHDGATKTKKIKLQTLRRQYELLQMEKNESVAEYITKVQTVVNSMKGYGEKIIVQSVVEKVLRTMPPKFDHIVVAIEESKNLEELSLEELQGSLESHEQRMNERIN from the coding sequence ATGGTTGCAGTATCTTGCTCAATTCCTGCAAATCTACCAGTTCTCACAGGAAAGAACTATGAAAATTGGAAGATTCAGATCAGGGTGGTGATGCGATTCCAAGGGGTTTGGGAGTTCGTAGAAGAAGGTTATATACCTGTGGGAGAGAGAGCAACAGAGGAACAAAACGCTGCtgatagagaaaaagaaaagaaagattgcaAGGCACTTTTCATTTTGCACCAAAGTGTAGATGCTGCTAACTTTGAAAAGATAGCAATGGCTCAAACCTCCAAAGAAGCATGGGACATTCTGCAGAAATCTCATGATGGAGCCACAAAAACTAAGAAGATCAAGCTGCAAACTCTGAGGAGACAATATGAACTACTACAAATGGAAAAGAATGAATCAGTTGCTGAGTACATCACAAAAGTGCAGACAGTGGTGAATTCAATGAAGGGCTATGGAGAAAAGATAATTGTGCAATCAGTTGTAGAGAAAGTGCTGAGAACCATGCCACCCAAGTTTGACCATATTGTGGTAGCCATCGAGGAATCCAAAAATCTTGAAGAGCTTAGCCTAGAGGAATTGCAGGGATCTTTGGAATCTCATGAACAGAGAATGAATGAAAGGATAAATTAG